A region of Lycium barbarum isolate Lr01 chromosome 1, ASM1917538v2, whole genome shotgun sequence DNA encodes the following proteins:
- the LOC132613236 gene encoding uncharacterized protein LOC132613236: MGRMAIMQNVRPHGALLSDAEKNSKDCKAVTLRNGRELEEVHINIPLVELLQEVAKYEKYIKEVVANKRRWTEFETVPFTKKCNSRVRSKIPPKLKDPGSFTISINIVNIKVGLELCDLGASINLMPTFVFRTLGLGEPRPMTITLQLADQSLAYLDGIIEDVLVKMSMTVDGQEATFDVFKATKLPAYYEELKMIIVVEPELTNAGLDHFLASRDLLETALVYGEDFMIDAEIKECLSILDTSCSYLQANTPFEELDKPESWKKQKPSIEEAPVLKLNPLPPHLRYSFLGSGDTLPVILSAHLIDVQVEHVLRKLRDRIRALGWSITYIRGISSSYCMHKILLEEDSKPSVEFQRRLNPIMEEVVKKEIMISLEDQEKTTFKVPYSMYFPALHDGYFHRYGGKLYGEGIVLGHKISSEGIEVHKVKIEAIEKLPPPVSVWGVRSFLGHVGFYRRFIKYFSKVANPMCKLLEKDVKFVFNKACLTTFDELKKRLVSAPIIIAPDWSLSFILMCDASDFAMGAVLGQKRDKIFSSYLLCQQDT, translated from the exons ATGGGGCGGATGGCTATCATGCAGAATGTCAGACCACATGGTGCTCTTCTTAGTGATGCTGAGAAGAATTCAAAGGACTGTAAGgcagtcaccttgaggaatggcAGAGAACTTGAAGAA GTGCACATCAACATCCCTTTGGTAGAGCTTTTGCAAGAAGTTGCAAAATATGAGAAGTATATCAAAGAAGTGGTTGCGAACAAAAggcgttggacagagtttgagacCGTTCCATTTACTAAAAAGTGCAattctagagtgaggagtaaaattcctccaaagttgaaagatccgggCAGCTTCACAATTTCGATTAATATTGTCAACATTAAAGTTGGGCTAGAATTGTGTGACTTGGGTGCTAGCATTAATCTGATGCCCACTTTTGTGTTCCGAACGTTAGGCTTGGGTGAGCCTAGGCCAATGACTATTACATTGCAGCTGGCTGATCAATCTCTTGCTTATCTTGATGGCATTATTGAGGATGTTCTTGTGAAG atgtccatgacagttGATGGACAAGAGGCaacttttgatgtgtttaaagctACCAAGCTTCCAGCCTATTATGAGGAGTTGAAGATGATTATTGTGGTGGAACCCGAGCTCACTAATGCAGGGCTAGATCACTTTCTAGCTTCACGAGATCTTTTGGAGACAGCTTTGGTGTATGGGGAAGACTTTATGATTGATGCAGAAATCAAGGAGTGTCTTAGCATCCTTGACACTTCATGTTCTTATTTGCAAGCAAACACACCATTTGAGGAGTTAGACAAACCAGAGTCGTGGAAGAAGCAGAAACCATCTATTGAAGAGGCTCCAGTTCTTAAGTTGAACCCATTACCTCCTCATCTTCGCTACTctttcttgggtagtggagacacattACCTGTAATCCTCTCTGCTCATTTGATTGATGTGCAGGTTGAACATGTATTAAGAAAGCTAAGAGATCGAATCCGAGCCCTTGGGTGGTCGATAACTTATATTCGAGGTATTAGTAGTTCGTATTGCATGCACAAAATATTATTGGAGGAAGACAGCAAGCCTAGTGTTGAGTTCCAAAGACGACTGAACCCGATCATGGAGGAGGTAGTGAAGAAAGAG ATCATGATTTCACTTgaggatcaagagaagaccaCATTCAAAGTTCCATATAGCAT GTACTTTCCAGCGCTGCATGATGGCTAttttcaccgatatggtggaaaactatatggag AGGGCAttgttcttgggcacaagatatcgAGCGAGGGAATAGAAGTTCACAAGGTgaagattgaagcaattgaaaaattgccaccacccgtttcagttTGGGgagtgcgtagttttcttgggcatgTAGGCTTTTATCGACGGTTCATCAAATATTTCTCCAAAGTTGCTAATCCGATGTGCAAGTTGttagagaaagatgtgaagtTTGTGTTTAATAAAGCTTGTCTGACgacttttgatgaattgaaaAAGAGGTTAGTGTCAGCTCCTATTATCATCGCACCCGATTGGTCTTTGTCGTttattttgatgtgtgatgcaagtgattttgctaTGGGAGCTGTCCTTGGCCAGAAAAGGGACAAGATTTTTTCATcctatttattatgccagcaagacacttga